Within the Maribacter sp. BPC-D8 genome, the region GTCTTTTAAAAACAAGGATGTTGGGGTAATCGTTGGCGGTGCTGGTTTAATAACCAGAATTACCAAAGATGGCGGTAAAACATGGCTTGAAAACCGGTTTTCTAGATTCGGTAATCCGTTTTATTCTGTAGCTTTTTCTGATAATTCCATTTTTGTGGTCGGTGATAGTGAATACATTTTTACGACTCCTGATTTAGGTGAAAATTGGAGCGCCTTTAATACCGAAGAGCTTTTTGAAAAAAGAGGGTATTTTACTCCAAAGTATTATAAAACACGATTTGTAAATGGCAAAATAGGTTTTGTAGTTGGCTCAGGTTATATAAGTGGTGAAGATGGTGGTTTTTCTGTCATACTAAAATCTGTTGACGCTGGTAAAACCTGGACTAATATTGAACACAAAGGTTTGGAAAAGGAGACCGAAGGAATATCAGATTTTGTTGCCTTTTCAGAAAAGGAAATCATTGTAGTTACTTTTTCTGGTAGAAGCTATAAAAGTACCGATGGCGGCATTACTTGGAAATTACTATTTGAGACGGATGGTGAAGATTTTGTCAACCTTAATTCTATTGCATTTTTAAACCAAAACACTGGTTTAATTGGAGGGTTAGGAGGCGATTTATTCTATAATGATAATAGTGGTTTAGATTGGCGTAAAATTGATATGCCAAAAGATGGAGATGGGTATAAAGCAAATATTTCTGATATTATTTTTACCAAAGAATCCGCACTCATTACCACAAGTATATCTTCAGATTATTACAGAGACACATTTGTATACGAACTCAATATTGATGGCACCAATTGTAGACCCTTTTTGACTTCCGATAATGAAGAGGTATTATTTAGTGGTGAGTCATTCGGTATTCAAGCTATAGATGATGAAGTGCTTATTTTAGATAGAGACAATTTGTATAAGACAAAAACATCGAACAATTAAAATAGGTATGAAACTAAAAAATATCCTTTATTGTGGTTTGGCGATTCTTCTTATAAACGCTTGTAAAAACAAAGAAGAAAAGCCAGCAAAATCGGTAATTAGTTACGTTAATGTAAACGATGTAATTGACGCAGATTTACTTACCCAGCATACTATTCCACATAATATTACTACGTTTTCTAATCTAACAACGCAGCAAGAAACATCCATCATAAATACTGATATCGGGTTTTGGTTACAAACGACATTTAAAAACGATTCTATTGGTATTATTGTTGGCGGACCTGAGTTAAATACTAGAATTACTACCAATGGTGGCGAAACGTGGTTAGAGAATAGCTTTGGCTTTAT harbors:
- a CDS encoding WD40/YVTN/BNR-like repeat-containing protein, with the protein product MNKIKRLILVLILILISCKGQNNQEEKPLTGFNKVELVLDNEFITKDTITQKSISFLNSTTKQEVSVLHHIEETGFHMYNGMSFKNKDVGVIVGGAGLITRITKDGGKTWLENRFSRFGNPFYSVAFSDNSIFVVGDSEYIFTTPDLGENWSAFNTEELFEKRGYFTPKYYKTRFVNGKIGFVVGSGYISGEDGGFSVILKSVDAGKTWTNIEHKGLEKETEGISDFVAFSEKEIIVVTFSGRSYKSTDGGITWKLLFETDGEDFVNLNSIAFLNQNTGLIGGLGGDLFYNDNSGLDWRKIDMPKDGDGYKANISDIIFTKESALITTSISSDYYRDTFVYELNIDGTNCRPFLTSDNEEVLFSGESFGIQAIDDEVLILDRDNLYKTKTSNN